One Vicia villosa cultivar HV-30 ecotype Madison, WI unplaced genomic scaffold, Vvil1.0 ctg.000418F_1_1, whole genome shotgun sequence DNA segment encodes these proteins:
- the LOC131628014 gene encoding uncharacterized protein LOC131628014: MGLFKVVFYTKGSFVKDEGLTYEGGNVYAVSGQDPDYWSYFEAVDLIKDMDSAFKVEDVKMWWKTEKESLGNDLKPFDNDVDASKLAVCAEENKCDVEIYAETRLPGSEKTFMERLIGKEKGHVVDEEIEEVNSESSEDSLNGIHFEDSEEERMHDFDDLIGEGPSHVEKGGRAGIDDAGNGVGAGTSNVHDPVKAMISPRKKTAVVTSPTRKSDRLNTLRTKNIMGPGRDAEEPLVIPEDDEEESVGSAIGSSKWEDIQRNMTQ, encoded by the exons ATGGGTTTATTTAAAGTAGTTTTCTATACGAAAGGTTCTTTTGTAAAGGATGAAGGGTTAACATATGAAGGGGGGAACGTTTATGCTGTTAGTGGTCAAGACCCAGATTATTGGTCATATTTTGAAGCAGTTGACTTGATTAAGGATATGGATTCTGCATTTAAAGTCGAAGATGTTAAGATGTGGTGGAAGACAGAAAAGGAAAGTCTTGGAAATGATCTTAAACCAtttgataatgatgttgatgCAAGTAAGTTAGCTGTGTGTGCTGAGGAGAATAAGTGTGATGTCGAGATATACGCAGAGACAAGATTACCTGGTAGTGAGAAGACTTTCATGGAGAGGTTAATAGGGAAAGAAAAAGGCCATGTTGTTGATGAGGAAATTGAAGAGGTTAATAGTGAATCATCTGAGGACTCATTGAATGGCATACACTTTGAAGACAGTGAAGAGGAGAGAATGCATGATTTTGATGATCTCATTGGTGAAGGTCCAAGTCATGTGGAGAAGGGGGGAAGAGCTGGGATTGATGATGCTGGTAATGGTGTTGGTGCTGGGACAAGTAATGTGCATGATCCT GTGAAAGCAATGATATCACCAAGGAAAAAGACTGCTGTTGTTACATCTCCTACAAGAAAAAGTGACAGGCTTAATACATTAAGGACAAAAAACATAATGGGGCCTGGAAGGGATGCAGAGGAACCACTTGTAATtcctgaagatgatgaagaagaaagtgTAGGCAGTGCTATAGGGTCAAGCAAGTGGGAAGACATCCAAAGGAACATGACTCAATGA
- the LOC131628004 gene encoding thioredoxin M4, chloroplastic-like, with product MATVQLESFCLIRSSQHPPIAASSLSCRPITARFPPYTGLKQRPLAAISFRSQFASRVGSRGGRVLCEARDTAAVEVASITDENWQSLVIESETPVLVEFWAPWCGPCRMMHPLIDELAKEYVGKFKCYKLNTDESPSTATRYGVRSIPTVIFFKDGEKKDAIIGAVPKASLITNIEKFL from the exons ATGGCCACCGTACAACTCGAATCTTTCTGCCTTATTCGCTCTTCCCAACACCCACCTATAGCCGCTTCCTCCCTCTCCTGCCGCCCGATCACTGCTAGGTTTCCTCCCTACACCGGCCTCAAGCAAAGACCACTCGCTGCCATTAGTTTTCGGAGTCAGTTCGCTTCGAGAGTCGGTTCTCGCGGCGGAAGAGTCCTTTGCGAGGCTCGAGATACTGCGGCTGTTGAAG TTGCTTCTATTACTGATGAAAATTGGCAATCCCTTGTAATTGAGTCTGAAACTCCAGTGTTGGTCGAATTCTGGGCTCCATGGTGTGGTCCCTGCCGAATGATGCATCCCTTAATTGACGAGCTGGCAAAGGAATATGTAGGTAAGTTCAAGTGTTACAAACTCAATACTGATGAGAGTCCTTCAACTGCTACTCGGTATGGGGTTCGAAGTATTCCAACTGTCATCTTCTTCAAGGACGGTGAAAAGAAAGATGCAATTATCGGTGCTGTGCCCAAGGCATCATTGATCACAAATATAGAAAAATTCCTGTGA
- the LOC131628003 gene encoding uncharacterized protein LOC131628003 has protein sequence MEVEPENLQIPETILYTTLTPLSLAPDDTLDSDNHGQYSVFRNEISLDTPQVESVHSTAQDFFSLDVAGEDKAEDKDALPEPVTPAEPKKATPELEPKTPALGPEPTLESGWFRGNCKFRSPMLQLHKEIVDFCEFLSPTPEEKAKRDSAIESVFEVIKHIWPHCQVEIFGSFRTGLYLPTSDIDVVILKSGLPNPQIGLNAISKSLSQRSMAKKIQVIGKARVPIIKFVEKSSGLSFDISFDIENGPKAAEYIQEAVAKWPQLRPLCLILKVFLQQRDLNEVYSGGIGSYALLTMLMAVLRNVRLSQTSTEHNLGLLLVHFFDFYGRKLNTSDVGVSCNGAGTFFRKSSKGFYNKGRPFLLGIEDPQTPENDIGKSSFNYFQVRSAFLMAFTTLTNPKVILSLGPNRSILGTIIRPDPVLMERKGGSNGEITFNSLLPGAGEPVQQQFGENDMLCNWQLDYEEEPLPRGDGDNTVAEPSTRSSRKKRKSASKDEKNSEKKSKENGHSRKIKNEENGALTENGSHKKHKKKRAKHLRSS, from the exons ATGGAGGTTGAACCAGAGAATCTCCAGATTCCCGAAACCATTCTCTACACCACTCTCACTCCCCTTTCCCTCGCCCCTGACGATACCTTAGATTCTGACAACCACGGCCAATATTCCGTTTTCCGTAACGAAATCTCCCTCGACACGCCTCAAGTCGAATCGGTTCATTCCACCGCCCAAGATTTCTTCTCCCTCGATGTCGCCGGAGAAGATAAAGCCGAAGATAAAGACGCCCTTCCCGAGCCTGTTACGCCTGCTGAGCCGAAGAAAGCGACTCCTGAACTCGAGCCGAAGACGCCAGCGCTTGGGCCCGAGCCGACGCTAGAGAGTGGTTGGTTTCGTGGGAATTGTAAATTCAGAAGCCCCATGCTTCAGCTTCATAAag AGATAGTggatttttgtgagtttttgtcaCCTACTCCTGAAGAGAAAGCTAAACGTGACTCAGCAATAGAATCTGTGTTTGAAGTTATTAAGCATATATGGCCTCATTGTCAG gTTGAAATTTTTGGGTCTTTCAGGACAGGGCTATATCTTCCTACTAGTGATATTGAT GTTGTGATTCTGAAATCAGGTTTACCGAATCCACAGATTGGGTTGAATGCAATTTCTAAATCATTGTCACAAAGGAGCATGGCTAAAAAGATACAG GTTATTGGAAAGGCTCGTGTGCCAATTATTAAATTTGTTGAAAAGAGTAGTGGTCTTTCCTTTGATATAAG TTTTGACATAGAAAATGGACCCAAGGCTGCTGAATATATTCAG GAAGCAGTAGCTAAATGGCCACAACTACGGCCGTTGTGTTTgattttgaaagtatttttaCAACAAAGAGATCTTAACGAG GTTTATTCTGGTGGGATTGGTTCATATGCTCTCCTTACAATGCTGATGGCAGTGTTACGG AATGTCCGTCTGAGCCAAACTTCTACAGAGCACAACTTAGGGCTCCTTTTG GTACATTTTTTCGATTTTTATGGGCGTAAATTGAATACCTCAGATGTTGGTGTATCTTGTAATGGAGCTGGCACCTTTTTCCGAAAGAGTAGTAAAGG GTTTTACAATAAGGGAAGGCCATTTCTTCTCGGCATTGAGGATCCACAG ACTCCAGAGAACGACATTGGGAAGAGCTCCTTCAATTACTTCCAG GTTCGGTCAGCATTTTTAATGGCTTTCACAACTCTGACAAATCCCAAGGTCATCCTGAGCTTAGGACCTAACAGGAGCATTCTTGGCACTATAATTAGACCAGATCCTGTCTTGATGGAGCGTAAAGGGGGGTCGAATGGAGAAATAACTTTTAATAGTTTGCTTCCTGGTGCCGGTGAGCCGGTACAGCAGCAGTTTGGAGAGAATGATATGTTGTGCAATTGGCAGTTAGATTACGAGGAAGAACCACTTCCACGTGGAGATGGAGATAACACCGTTGCAGAGCCCAGCACACGATCTTCCAGAAAAAAGAGAAAATCCGCCTCTAAGGACGAAAAAAATAGTGAGAAGAAGTCAAAGGAAAACGGACATTCTCGGAAAATCAAGAATGAGGAGAATGGTGCTCTGACGGAAAACGGTTCACATAAGAAACATAAGAAGAAACGGGCTAAACATCTTAGATCTAGCTGA